One Pseudomonas sp. HOU2 genomic window carries:
- the xylB gene encoding xylulokinase encodes MTTRQLFLGIDCGTQGTKAIILDAASGQVLGEGAATHTMISGANGRREQDTQQWLDAFALATRRALLAANVDGQAILGIGVSGQQHGLVLLDDQGQVLRPAKLWCDTETTDENDRLLKHLGGERGSLERLGVVIAPGYTVSKLLWTKEQHPEVFSRVARILLPHDYLNFWLTGRACSEYGDASGTGYFNVRSRQWDLQLLRDIDATGRLQAALPELIDAHQRVGTLLPAIAEQLGLNPHALVASGGGDNMMGAIGTGNIQPGAITMSLGSSGTVYAYAEAPKVSADASVATFCSSSGGWLPLICTMNLTNATGAIRELFDLDLQQFNQLVAEAPIGAEGVSMLPFLNGERVPALPHATGSLHGLTLSNLTQANLCRAVVEGTTFGLRYGLDLLRHNGLQSRSICLIGGGSKSAVWRQIVADIMNTPVICTEHSEAAALGAAIQAAWCKSWSNGHEDTLADLCQRCVKLDLHSETLPVAANVAAFQQAYERYQQHVATL; translated from the coding sequence ATGACCACCCGACAACTCTTCCTCGGCATCGACTGCGGCACCCAGGGCACCAAGGCGATCATCCTTGATGCCGCCAGCGGTCAGGTGCTCGGCGAAGGCGCCGCTACCCACACGATGATCAGCGGCGCCAATGGCCGGCGCGAGCAGGACACTCAACAATGGCTGGACGCCTTTGCCCTCGCCACCCGCCGCGCCTTGCTCGCAGCCAATGTCGACGGTCAGGCGATCCTCGGCATCGGCGTCTCCGGCCAGCAACACGGGCTGGTGCTGCTCGACGATCAGGGCCAGGTGCTGCGCCCGGCCAAGCTTTGGTGCGACACCGAAACCACCGATGAAAACGACCGTTTGCTCAAACACCTCGGCGGCGAAAGAGGATCGCTTGAGCGCCTCGGCGTAGTCATCGCGCCGGGCTACACCGTTTCGAAATTACTCTGGACTAAAGAACAGCATCCTGAGGTGTTCTCGCGCGTCGCACGCATCCTGCTGCCCCACGACTACCTGAACTTCTGGCTCACCGGCCGCGCCTGCAGCGAGTACGGCGACGCTTCCGGCACCGGTTATTTCAACGTGCGCAGCCGTCAGTGGGACTTGCAACTGTTGCGCGATATCGACGCCACCGGGCGCCTGCAAGCCGCGTTGCCGGAGCTGATCGACGCTCATCAGCGGGTCGGCACCCTGCTGCCGGCGATTGCCGAACAGCTCGGCCTCAACCCGCATGCGCTGGTCGCCAGCGGTGGTGGCGACAACATGATGGGCGCCATCGGCACCGGCAACATTCAGCCGGGAGCGATCACCATGAGCCTCGGTTCCTCCGGCACGGTGTACGCCTACGCCGAGGCACCCAAAGTCAGCGCGGACGCTTCGGTTGCGACGTTCTGCTCGTCCAGTGGCGGCTGGCTGCCGCTGATCTGCACCATGAACCTGACCAACGCCACCGGTGCGATCCGCGAACTGTTCGACCTCGATCTGCAGCAGTTCAATCAACTCGTGGCCGAGGCGCCGATCGGTGCCGAAGGCGTGAGCATGTTGCCTTTCCTCAACGGTGAACGCGTCCCCGCCCTGCCCCATGCCACCGGCAGCCTGCACGGCCTGACCCTGAGCAACCTGACCCAGGCCAACCTGTGTCGTGCGGTGGTCGAAGGCACCACCTTCGGTTTGCGTTATGGACTGGATCTGTTGCGCCACAATGGTTTACAAAGCCGCAGCATTTGCCTGATCGGCGGCGGTTCGAAAAGCGCGGTGTGGCGACAGATCGTCGCCGACATCATGAACACCCCGGTGATCTGCACCGAACACAGCGAAGCCGCAGCCCTCGGCGCGGCGATTCAGGCAGCGTGGTGCAAGTCATGGTCGAACGGCCACGAGGACACTTTGGCCGATCTGTGCCAGCGCTGCGTGAAACTCGATCTGCACAGTGAAACCCTGCCGGTTGCCGCCAATGTCGCGGCGTTCCAGCAGGCCTATGAACGCTATCAACAGCATGTCGCAACCCTATAA
- a CDS encoding mannitol dehydrogenase family protein — MKLNEQNLHRLAPEVQLPAYNLSDTRQGIAHIGVGGFHRAHQAYYTDALMNSGQALDWAICGVGLRAEDRRARDDLKEQDYLFTLFELGDSDDTEVRVIGAIRDMLLAEDGAQALIDKLADPQIRIVSLTITEGGYCIDDSNGEFMAHLPLIQHDLAHPLAPKTVFGFLCAALEKRRDTGTPAFTIMSCDNLPHNGAVTRKALLAFATLRDPGLRDWIAHNVSFPNAMVDRITPMTSTAHRLQLADKHAVDDAWPVVCEPFVQWVLEDKFVNGRPAWEQVGVQFTDDVSPYEEMKIKLLNGSHLALTYLGFLKGYRFVHETMNDPLFVRYMRAYMDLDVTPQLAPVPGIDLTDYKNTLVARFSNQAIADQLERVCSDGSSKFPKFTVPTINRLIADGQQTRRAALVVAAWALYLKGVDENGDTYSIPDPRAEFCQGLVADDALITQRLLAVEEIFGTAIPRSAAFVAAFEWCCNSLREVGVTRTLERVLA, encoded by the coding sequence ATGAAACTGAATGAACAAAACCTGCATCGCCTCGCGCCCGAGGTGCAACTGCCGGCCTACAACCTCAGCGACACCCGTCAGGGCATCGCGCACATTGGCGTCGGCGGCTTCCACCGCGCGCATCAGGCTTACTACACCGATGCGCTGATGAACAGCGGCCAAGCGCTGGACTGGGCAATCTGCGGCGTCGGTCTGCGCGCGGAAGACCGCCGCGCCCGTGACGACCTCAAGGAACAGGACTACCTGTTCACCCTGTTCGAACTCGGCGACAGCGACGACACCGAAGTGCGGGTGATCGGTGCGATTCGCGACATGCTCCTGGCCGAGGATGGTGCACAGGCGCTGATCGATAAACTCGCCGATCCGCAGATCCGCATCGTCTCGCTGACCATCACCGAGGGTGGCTACTGCATCGACGACAGCAACGGCGAATTCATGGCGCACCTGCCGCTGATTCAACACGATCTGGCCCATCCGCTGGCGCCAAAAACCGTGTTCGGCTTCCTCTGTGCAGCCCTGGAAAAGCGCCGTGACACGGGCACGCCAGCGTTCACGATCATGTCCTGCGATAACCTGCCGCATAACGGCGCAGTGACCCGCAAGGCGTTGCTGGCCTTCGCCACCCTGCGTGACCCGGGGCTGCGTGACTGGATCGCGCACAACGTCAGTTTCCCCAACGCCATGGTCGACCGCATCACGCCGATGACCAGCACCGCGCATCGCCTGCAACTGGCCGACAAACACGCGGTCGACGATGCCTGGCCGGTGGTCTGCGAGCCGTTCGTGCAATGGGTGCTGGAAGACAAATTCGTCAACGGTCGCCCGGCCTGGGAACAGGTCGGCGTGCAGTTCACCGACGACGTTTCGCCCTACGAAGAAATGAAGATCAAACTGCTCAACGGCAGCCACCTGGCGCTGACGTATCTGGGCTTTTTGAAGGGCTATCGCTTCGTTCACGAAACCATGAACGATCCGCTGTTCGTGCGTTACATGCGCGCCTACATGGACCTCGACGTCACCCCGCAACTGGCACCAGTGCCGGGCATCGACCTGACCGACTACAAGAACACGCTGGTGGCGCGCTTTTCCAATCAGGCGATTGCCGATCAGCTGGAGCGGGTGTGTTCGGATGGCTCGTCGAAGTTTCCCAAGTTCACTGTACCGACGATCAATCGCTTGATTGCCGATGGTCAGCAGACCAGGCGTGCAGCGTTGGTGGTGGCGGCCTGGGCGTTGTATTTGAAGGGCGTGGACGAGAATGGCGACACCTATTCGATTCCTGATCCACGGGCGGAATTCTGTCAGGGACTGGTGGCCGATGATGCGTTGATCACCCAGCGGTTGTTGGCGGTTGAGGAGATCTTCGGCACGGCGATTCCGCGGTCGGCGGCGTTCGTGGCAGCATTTGAATGGTGCTGCAACAGCTTGCGTGAGGTGGGTGTGACGCGCACCTTGGAGCGGGTTCTGGCCTGA
- a CDS encoding carbohydrate kinase encodes MYLVCGEALFDFFSEDDASGLASKVNFKAIAGGSPFNVAVGLRRLGVDSALFAGLSTDYLGRRLQQVLQDEGVRADYLIDFAAPTTLAMVAVGANGSPHYSFRGEGCADRQLSAAHLPQLGADVRGLHIGSFSLVVQPIADTLLTLVQRESGKRLITLDPNVRLNPEPNIDLWRERVATLVQLADMIKVSDEDLSLLYPEQDPQRVIEGWLQHRCQLVFLTRGGEGATVFSRAHGSWSVPACSVTIADTVGAGDTFQAALITWLTEQGLDSVEGVQQLSREQIDAMLRFAVQAAALTCSKTGPDLPYRHQLS; translated from the coding sequence ATGTATTTGGTGTGTGGCGAAGCCCTGTTCGATTTCTTCAGCGAGGACGATGCCAGCGGTCTGGCGTCGAAGGTCAATTTCAAGGCGATTGCCGGCGGCTCGCCGTTCAACGTCGCGGTCGGGCTGCGCCGTTTGGGGGTGGATTCGGCGCTGTTTGCCGGGCTGTCCACCGACTATCTGGGCCGGCGTTTGCAGCAAGTGCTGCAGGATGAAGGTGTGCGTGCGGACTACCTGATCGACTTCGCCGCGCCAACCACCCTGGCGATGGTCGCGGTCGGCGCCAACGGTTCGCCGCATTACAGCTTTCGCGGTGAAGGCTGCGCGGATCGCCAGTTGAGCGCTGCGCATCTGCCGCAGCTCGGTGCTGACGTGCGCGGTCTGCACATCGGCTCGTTCTCGCTGGTGGTGCAGCCGATCGCCGACACCCTGCTGACCCTGGTGCAGCGCGAAAGCGGCAAGCGCCTGATCACCCTCGACCCCAACGTACGCCTGAACCCCGAGCCAAATATCGACCTGTGGCGCGAGCGCGTGGCGACCCTGGTGCAACTGGCCGACATGATCAAGGTAAGCGACGAAGACCTGAGCCTGCTGTATCCCGAGCAGGATCCACAACGGGTGATCGAAGGCTGGCTGCAGCATCGCTGCCAGTTGGTGTTCCTGACCCGTGGCGGCGAAGGCGCGACGGTGTTCAGCCGCGCCCACGGCTCGTGGTCAGTACCGGCGTGCTCGGTGACGATCGCCGATACTGTCGGCGCCGGTGATACCTTTCAAGCGGCACTGATCACCTGGCTGACCGAACAAGGTCTGGACTCGGTTGAGGGCGTGCAACAGCTCAGCCGCGAGCAGATCGACGCGATGCTCAGGTTTGCCGTACAGGCGGCCGCCCTGACGTGCAGCAAGACCGGTCCGGATTTGCCCTATCGTCACCAGTTGAGCTGA
- a CDS encoding type VI secretion system tip protein VgrG gives MLDANATHITLTLEGASADLQVLSFTGREALNEPFRFDLELVSARPDLKLEELLHKPGVLTFGATGEGKIHGLVYRIEQGDSGKTLTRYSISLVPQLAYLRHNHDQQIFQNLTVPKIIAQVLEDRGILADAYSFQLNAEYPQRDYCVQYDESDLHFIQRLCEEEGIHFHFQHSSSGHKLVFGDDQTVFRKLKAVSYQQDSGMSADKPVIKRFNLRLETRTTRVSRRDYDFEKPQILPEGAVKSEFAPDLEDYDYPGRFTTRERGKFLSTRALERHRSDYKLAEGKGDEPTLTSGHFLTLAEHPRAEWNDLWLLLEVFHEGKQPQVLGENVTSDVTDNKSDFHQGYRNSFLATPWDAHYRPALEHPKPKVLGSQTAVVTGPAGEEIHCDQYGRIKVQFHWDRDGQSDDKTTCWLRVASGWAGAAYGGIAIPRIGMEVLVTFLEGDPDQPLVTGCLYHKENVVPYDLPANKTRSTFKTLSSPGGKGYNEFRIEDKKGVEQIYIHAQRDWDENIEHDQKIRVGNERHDTVEANTLSEFKVEEHRITHLDRVSEMRADDHLTVGVTQHVKVGTAQFVEAGTEIHYHAGEKVVIEGGMELTAKAGGSFVKVDAGGVTISGAEVKVNTGGAPGAGTGIQILAPFIPGLAAIDNAGRLMQTRINQMMQAESLAVTPKLQAPKGICVECLKKAMREKLALQSGAN, from the coding sequence ATGCTGGACGCCAACGCTACCCACATTACCCTTACCCTCGAAGGCGCTTCCGCCGACCTGCAAGTGCTCAGCTTCACTGGTCGCGAAGCCCTCAACGAGCCTTTCCGTTTCGACCTCGAACTGGTCAGCGCCCGCCCCGACCTGAAACTCGAAGAGCTGCTGCACAAGCCCGGCGTCCTGACCTTCGGCGCCACCGGCGAAGGCAAGATTCACGGCCTGGTGTATCGCATCGAGCAAGGCGACTCCGGCAAGACCCTGACCCGTTACAGCATCAGCCTGGTGCCGCAACTGGCCTATTTGCGGCACAACCATGACCAGCAGATTTTCCAGAACCTCACGGTGCCGAAGATCATCGCCCAGGTGCTGGAAGATCGCGGCATTCTGGCCGACGCCTACAGTTTCCAGCTCAACGCCGAGTACCCGCAGCGCGACTACTGCGTGCAGTACGACGAGTCCGACCTGCACTTCATCCAGCGCCTGTGCGAAGAGGAAGGCATTCACTTCCACTTCCAGCACAGCAGCAGCGGACACAAACTGGTGTTCGGCGACGACCAGACGGTGTTCCGCAAACTCAAGGCCGTGAGCTACCAGCAAGACTCCGGCATGAGCGCCGACAAACCGGTGATCAAGCGTTTCAACCTGCGCCTGGAAACCCGCACCACCCGCGTCAGCCGCCGCGACTACGACTTCGAAAAACCGCAGATTCTGCCCGAAGGCGCGGTCAAATCCGAGTTCGCCCCGGATCTTGAGGACTACGATTACCCCGGCCGCTTCACCACCCGCGAGCGCGGCAAATTCCTCTCGACCCGCGCCCTCGAACGCCATCGCAGCGACTACAAACTCGCCGAAGGCAAAGGTGACGAACCGACCCTGACCAGCGGCCACTTCCTGACCCTGGCCGAACACCCGCGCGCTGAATGGAACGACTTGTGGCTGCTGCTGGAAGTCTTCCACGAAGGCAAACAACCGCAGGTGCTCGGTGAAAATGTCACCAGCGACGTCACCGACAACAAAAGCGATTTCCACCAGGGCTACCGCAACAGCTTCCTCGCCACCCCGTGGGACGCGCACTACCGCCCGGCCCTCGAACACCCGAAACCGAAAGTCCTCGGCAGCCAGACCGCGGTCGTCACCGGCCCGGCCGGCGAAGAGATCCACTGCGACCAGTACGGCCGCATCAAAGTCCAGTTCCACTGGGACCGCGACGGCCAGTCCGACGACAAAACCACCTGCTGGCTGCGCGTCGCCAGCGGCTGGGCCGGCGCCGCCTACGGCGGCATCGCCATCCCGCGTATCGGCATGGAAGTGCTCGTCACCTTCCTCGAAGGCGACCCCGACCAGCCACTCGTCACCGGCTGCCTGTACCACAAGGAAAACGTCGTCCCCTACGACCTGCCGGCAAACAAGACCCGCAGCACCTTCAAAACCCTCAGCTCTCCGGGCGGCAAGGGCTACAACGAGTTTCGCATCGAAGACAAAAAGGGTGTCGAACAGATCTACATCCATGCGCAGCGCGACTGGGACGAGAACATCGAGCACGACCAGAAGATCCGCGTGGGGAATGAGCGGCATGACACGGTTGAGGCCAACACCCTGAGCGAGTTCAAGGTTGAAGAACACCGGATAACCCATCTGGATCGTGTCAGTGAAATGCGCGCGGATGATCACCTGACGGTGGGCGTGACGCAGCATGTGAAAGTCGGTACGGCGCAGTTTGTCGAGGCCGGGACCGAGATTCACTATCACGCGGGTGAGAAAGTGGTGATCGAGGGTGGCATGGAGCTGACCGCCAAGGCGGGTGGGAGCTTTGTGAAGGTGGATGCCGGTGGTGTCACGATCAGTGGCGCTGAGGTGAAAGTGAATACCGGCGGTGCGCCTGGGGCCGGTACCGGCATCCAGATCCTCGCACCGTTCATTCCTGGGCTGGCCGCGATCGATAATGCCGGACGTTTGATGCAAACCCGCATCAATCAGATGATGCAGGCTGAATCGTTAGCGGTAACACCGAAGCTTCAAGCGCCCAAAGGCATCTGCGTTGAATGTTTGAAGAAAGCCATGCGAGAAAAACTGGCGCTGCAGTCGGGGGCCAATTGA
- a CDS encoding DUF4123 domain-containing protein: MTKSDAANAWSEAQKNAQSLFAIVEIGLLAEPARLQFLNPDPSRRPLMVQPEFAELRNYGPWLVDVSHMEFEAFLAHEYFTGCTAMASWIRTACTADKLAAHLSDALLAKNEAGEVLMIRSYAPEVLPMLYARDDLSWHAWLFGPLQEWWVPAEEDQWECLKGLNLEQPGKYDPIFLDGKLWTDMEIDPLPYSLTTELEKEAPEVFSSTCHGARLKQVKEALDAGREEGLTDPEDVSLFASLQLMDREFPGNWPMWEKAKARAVGENLPLGVVMRELSE, from the coding sequence ATGACGAAGAGTGATGCCGCGAACGCCTGGAGCGAAGCGCAAAAGAACGCTCAGTCGCTATTCGCCATCGTTGAAATCGGTCTGCTGGCAGAACCCGCCCGGTTGCAGTTTCTCAATCCCGATCCGTCACGCCGACCGTTGATGGTGCAACCGGAGTTCGCCGAACTGCGCAACTACGGCCCGTGGCTGGTCGACGTCAGCCACATGGAGTTCGAGGCCTTTCTCGCTCACGAATACTTCACCGGCTGTACCGCTATGGCTAGCTGGATTCGCACCGCATGTACCGCCGACAAGCTCGCCGCTCATCTGAGTGATGCGTTATTGGCAAAAAATGAGGCGGGCGAAGTGCTGATGATCCGCAGTTACGCACCGGAAGTGCTGCCGATGCTGTACGCCCGTGACGATCTTTCCTGGCATGCGTGGCTGTTTGGTCCACTGCAAGAATGGTGGGTGCCCGCAGAAGAGGATCAATGGGAGTGCCTGAAAGGACTCAACCTCGAACAACCCGGCAAATACGATCCGATCTTTCTGGACGGCAAGCTGTGGACGGACATGGAGATTGATCCCCTGCCCTACAGCCTCACCACCGAACTGGAAAAAGAAGCGCCGGAAGTATTCAGCAGCACCTGCCACGGTGCACGGCTGAAACAGGTCAAAGAAGCGTTGGACGCGGGCCGCGAAGAAGGTTTGACCGACCCCGAGGACGTCAGCCTGTTTGCCAGCCTGCAACTGATGGATCGCGAATTCCCAGGAAACTGGCCGATGTGGGAAAAGGCCAAAGCGCGAGCGGTTGGAGAGAATCTGCCGCTTGGGGTGGTGATGAGAGAGTTGTCGGAGTGA
- a CDS encoding DUF2235 domain-containing protein: protein MTSTNNLDRAQSVSAKTCANTGTEKNPVLPCESTLHVGFFFDGFSRNLIDDLKESRLTNVARLFLAYAINHSKSTDPSNAHYRKFYISGLGSKFDETLGGSAELSNTGLDGALNRAKDSALKSPEDTMKNSPLDAVKDVISGKKWWESAVSNLKAGSIVSSIAKAVAPATLDIFGATRDNEAAATFFKTGVDTRLEAAFSVLEDTLTNIKSKSEVPVKRVSVSVYGYDFGATLARAFTHKLFEECDPATTNFKGAKLDVNFAGLFDSVDRSGENSIILEYLIPFVNVVDDGECLAGPVRSALHLVAAHECQDSRRSRLIGTGPSTPKWEERLVPGTSYDVGGGLRKDDVQHSSELHLASLHEMYQASLRAGVPFPTLNELRKIDLGVAKLFTLNDHINGISAIGASSNYMSKAGNKTISAEAFLAHRRLYIQRLRGLWELYRGQHKAYDDEEERLQRPILGKQGSIARAFGMSSESEAQAAKRDQALKQTQQGKAALRAELSWLEDVDREAWRLKTSFPSAPVKALLDEWFAPVPKGLSFDVEDLLEFYVNDQYMIQQIPKGTGAPIPKYFRVREFDMPSLNKTKGMAPDYLEQMMRKPSAESSGAST, encoded by the coding sequence ATGACCAGCACAAACAATTTGGATCGAGCGCAATCGGTTAGCGCCAAGACATGTGCTAATACAGGCACTGAAAAAAATCCTGTTCTGCCTTGCGAATCTACGCTTCATGTTGGGTTCTTTTTTGACGGCTTTAGTCGAAACTTGATTGACGACCTTAAAGAAAGCCGACTAACCAATGTTGCTCGACTATTTTTGGCGTACGCCATTAACCACAGCAAGTCAACCGATCCCTCCAATGCACATTACCGAAAGTTTTATATATCAGGCTTAGGGTCGAAGTTCGACGAAACGTTGGGTGGTAGTGCTGAACTAAGCAACACCGGCTTAGATGGTGCCTTAAATAGAGCCAAAGACAGCGCCCTCAAATCTCCTGAAGATACGATGAAAAACAGCCCACTTGATGCGGTAAAGGACGTCATTTCGGGTAAAAAATGGTGGGAAAGCGCAGTCAGCAATTTGAAAGCTGGCAGCATTGTATCAAGCATTGCCAAAGCCGTGGCCCCAGCAACACTGGACATTTTTGGAGCTACTCGCGATAACGAAGCTGCAGCAACCTTTTTCAAAACCGGCGTTGATACAAGACTCGAAGCCGCATTCAGCGTATTGGAAGACACGTTAACCAATATTAAAAGCAAATCCGAAGTTCCGGTAAAACGAGTTTCGGTTTCAGTTTATGGCTATGACTTTGGCGCTACGCTGGCCCGTGCCTTTACCCATAAGCTATTTGAGGAGTGCGATCCGGCGACAACGAATTTTAAAGGCGCAAAGCTTGACGTCAATTTCGCTGGTCTCTTCGATTCAGTGGATCGCAGTGGTGAAAACTCCATCATCCTTGAGTATTTGATACCATTTGTAAACGTCGTCGATGACGGTGAGTGCCTTGCAGGTCCCGTAAGGTCAGCTCTTCATCTCGTAGCAGCTCACGAGTGCCAAGACTCTCGGCGGTCAAGATTGATTGGCACAGGTCCATCAACGCCAAAATGGGAGGAACGACTAGTTCCAGGCACATCTTATGATGTTGGTGGAGGCTTGAGAAAAGACGACGTACAACATAGCTCTGAACTCCACTTAGCAAGTCTCCATGAAATGTACCAAGCATCGCTTCGTGCCGGGGTACCGTTCCCAACGCTTAATGAACTGAGGAAAATCGACCTCGGCGTCGCGAAACTATTCACATTAAATGATCATATAAACGGTATTAGCGCTATCGGGGCTAGCAGTAACTACATGAGCAAAGCAGGAAATAAAACAATTTCTGCTGAGGCTTTCCTTGCTCATCGTCGTTTGTATATCCAACGCTTGCGCGGTCTATGGGAACTATACCGGGGCCAGCACAAAGCTTACGACGACGAGGAAGAGCGCCTTCAACGTCCTATTCTGGGCAAGCAAGGATCAATCGCCCGTGCGTTTGGGATGAGTAGCGAAAGCGAGGCGCAAGCAGCAAAACGCGATCAAGCGCTCAAGCAAACCCAGCAAGGCAAGGCCGCCCTTCGTGCCGAACTCAGTTGGCTTGAAGACGTAGATCGGGAAGCCTGGAGGTTGAAAACCAGCTTTCCTTCCGCCCCGGTAAAAGCGCTATTGGACGAATGGTTCGCTCCCGTCCCCAAAGGCCTCAGCTTTGACGTGGAAGATCTGCTCGAATTTTACGTAAACGATCAATACATGATCCAACAGATACCTAAAGGCACGGGTGCTCCAATACCAAAGTATTTCCGCGTTCGGGAATTCGACATGCCGAGCCTGAATAAAACCAAAGGGATGGCTCCTGACTATCTGGAGCAGATGATGCGCAAACCTTCAGCAGAGTCTTCAGGTGCATCGACCTAA
- a CDS encoding DUF3304 domain-containing protein, with the protein MTMAMNTKRQKIWRRRNLAIGIFVLLMPFIGSFLYNQFRTPGAMLTSENYMDRPIFSFWVNDFWGGNLAAMGTGGITCCQAIKGPTVKVSWILSITEEQSEQGLKEETHEATLALPKQDRSDRYLHVRFLPGNVVEIKWSQNLDSPFDTNSALGSTTGQGSIK; encoded by the coding sequence ATGACCATGGCCATGAATACCAAGCGGCAAAAAATCTGGCGACGCCGCAATCTTGCCATCGGGATATTCGTATTACTGATGCCTTTTATAGGTTCATTTCTTTATAACCAGTTTCGTACACCGGGCGCGATGTTGACGTCTGAAAACTATATGGATAGACCGATTTTCAGTTTTTGGGTGAATGATTTTTGGGGCGGAAACTTAGCTGCCATGGGTACCGGAGGCATTACTTGCTGTCAAGCCATTAAAGGCCCCACCGTAAAGGTATCTTGGATACTAAGTATCACAGAAGAACAATCAGAGCAGGGTCTAAAGGAAGAGACTCATGAGGCAACACTGGCGCTACCGAAACAGGATCGAAGCGACCGTTATCTCCATGTGCGCTTTCTCCCGGGAAATGTAGTGGAGATAAAATGGAGTCAAAATCTTGATAGCCCTTTTGATACGAATTCAGCACTTGGATCGACCACTGGACAAGGAAGTATTAAATGA
- a CDS encoding OprD family porin → MRPPFPLITPRQSFGFGAVLLCAGFAAQVQASGFLEDTTAKIESRTVYFNRDFRDGHTSSDQGASKREESAQGFILNLQSGYTEGTVGFGIDALGMLGFQLDSSPDRSNSGLLPSSGENPRGSKGQYAKMGLTAKVKVSDTVLKYGALLPDLPLLKYNDGRLLPTLFNGAMLTSREVKDLTFMAARLDKYTARDSTDSQDIRVHCKNKRYACNTTADHFDMYGFDYKINDRLTAQYHYAELEDIYRQHFVGLLANQPLGDGVLKADLRLLKSADSGDAKAGSIDNRALSGMLSYGISGHTFSAGWQRMNGDNSMPYLDGSNPYLVNYVQVNDFAAAQERSWQLRYDYDFKAIGINGLSFLTRYVSGDHIKVPGSDQEGKEWERDSELKYVIQTGTFKDVSLRLRNATYRTNYEKFARDVDETRLIVSYNFSVL, encoded by the coding sequence ATGCGTCCCCCATTCCCTCTCATCACCCCGCGCCAGTCGTTTGGCTTCGGAGCCGTTTTGCTGTGCGCCGGTTTTGCCGCGCAGGTTCAGGCCAGCGGTTTTCTCGAAGACACCACGGCGAAAATCGAATCGCGCACGGTGTATTTCAACCGCGATTTCCGTGATGGGCACACCTCCAGCGACCAGGGCGCTTCCAAGCGTGAAGAGTCGGCGCAAGGCTTTATTCTCAATCTGCAGTCGGGTTACACCGAGGGCACGGTCGGCTTCGGCATCGATGCGCTGGGCATGCTCGGCTTTCAGCTCGATTCCAGCCCTGATCGCAGCAACAGCGGCTTGCTGCCGTCCAGCGGCGAGAACCCGCGCGGCTCGAAGGGCCAGTACGCGAAGATGGGCCTGACCGCCAAGGTCAAGGTCTCGGACACGGTGTTGAAGTACGGCGCGCTGCTGCCGGATCTGCCGTTGCTCAAGTACAACGACGGCCGCTTGCTGCCGACCCTGTTCAACGGTGCGATGCTGACCTCCAGGGAAGTGAAGGATCTGACCTTCATGGCCGCGCGTCTGGACAAGTACACCGCGCGCGATTCCACCGATTCGCAAGACATCCGCGTGCACTGTAAGAACAAGCGCTACGCCTGCAACACCACCGCCGACCATTTCGACATGTACGGCTTCGACTACAAGATCAACGATCGCCTGACCGCGCAGTATCACTACGCGGAACTGGAAGATATCTATCGCCAGCACTTTGTGGGTCTGTTGGCTAACCAGCCGCTGGGTGACGGCGTGCTGAAGGCCGATCTGCGTTTGCTGAAAAGCGCCGACAGCGGTGATGCCAAGGCCGGCTCCATCGACAACCGCGCCTTGAGCGGCATGCTCTCGTACGGCATCAGCGGCCACACTTTCAGCGCCGGCTGGCAGCGCATGAACGGCGACAACTCGATGCCGTACCTCGATGGCAGCAATCCGTATCTGGTCAACTACGTGCAGGTCAACGACTTCGCCGCCGCGCAGGAGCGATCCTGGCAGCTGCGTTATGACTATGACTTCAAGGCCATCGGCATCAACGGCCTGAGCTTCCTGACCCGCTATGTCAGCGGTGATCACATCAAGGTCCCGGGCAGTGATCAGGAGGGCAAAGAGTGGGAACGCGACAGCGAGTTGAAGTACGTGATCCAGACGGGCACGTTCAAGGATGTCAGCCTGCGTCTGCGCAATGCGACGTACCGCACCAACTATGAAAAATTTGCCCGGGATGTGGATGAGACCCGGTTGATTGTGAGTTACAACTTCTCCGTCCTGTAA